One window of the Runella slithyformis DSM 19594 genome contains the following:
- a CDS encoding DUF6169 family protein → MESSSLKYEFTLVGGPKNVYSFQTVNGISYEITFKPTFYLFGEDSLFSPFTYEFSIILVNNPLDREPPADLKIPPTIAAIFAEFFKNAPQTVIVYICDSSDGRQLFRKRKFDRWFEYYKGAFIKIDTSFDEADGTNYPVSLILKGNNPFRDQVVTQFFSIIDSFNQIK, encoded by the coding sequence GTGGAATCATCATCCCTGAAATATGAATTTACCTTAGTTGGTGGTCCTAAAAATGTATATTCTTTTCAAACTGTCAATGGGATTTCATACGAAATCACCTTTAAACCGACATTTTATCTATTTGGCGAAGACTCCTTATTTTCACCGTTCACTTATGAGTTTTCAATCATATTAGTAAACAATCCTTTAGATAGAGAGCCTCCCGCAGATTTAAAAATCCCTCCCACAATTGCCGCTATTTTCGCCGAATTTTTCAAAAATGCTCCTCAAACGGTCATTGTTTATATATGCGATTCTTCAGACGGGCGACAATTGTTTCGTAAACGAAAGTTTGACCGTTGGTTTGAATACTACAAAGGCGCTTTCATAAAGATTGATACCTCATTTGACGAAGCTGATGGTACAAACTATCCTGTTTCACTGATTTTGAAAGGCAACAACCCGTTCCGTGACCAAGTAGTGACCCAATTTTTCAGCATCATTGACAGCTTCAATCAAATCAAATAA
- a CDS encoding LytR/AlgR family response regulator transcription factor yields the protein MIAIALDDEPAALEILRRHAEKVPFISLTHTFVSTAEALAFLSRNTVDVLFLDVQMPDMLGTDFARLLHNTKTQIIFVTAYPDYAVEGFALHALDYLLKPVEFGRFLQACNRALGQHSKKTGESSGIFVKDGYDWVRVNVDEILYIQSDTNLLFIHERTRKVTTRMTLNEMLAQLPPDRFLRIHKSYLVALNAIQKLERHQVTVGNVTIPLAGSYKGELEERLLK from the coding sequence ATGATCGCCATTGCCCTTGATGATGAACCCGCCGCCCTCGAAATCCTGCGCCGGCACGCCGAAAAAGTACCCTTTATCAGCCTTACGCACACGTTTGTGAGCACGGCGGAAGCCTTGGCTTTTTTAAGCCGAAATACCGTTGACGTACTGTTTTTGGATGTACAGATGCCCGATATGCTCGGCACCGATTTTGCGCGATTGCTCCACAACACCAAGACACAGATTATTTTTGTGACGGCCTATCCCGATTATGCCGTGGAAGGTTTTGCCCTGCACGCGCTGGATTACCTGCTCAAACCCGTCGAATTCGGGCGCTTTTTGCAGGCCTGCAACCGCGCTTTGGGGCAACACTCCAAAAAGACGGGCGAGTCGTCAGGTATCTTTGTCAAAGACGGCTACGATTGGGTACGGGTTAATGTGGACGAAATTCTGTACATTCAGTCAGATACCAACCTGCTGTTTATCCACGAACGCACCCGAAAGGTCACGACCCGCATGACGCTCAATGAAATGCTGGCCCAGCTGCCGCCCGACCGCTTTTTACGGATTCATAAATCGTATTTGGTAGCGCTCAATGCCATTCAAAAACTGGAACGCCATCAGGTAACGGTAGGCAATGTCACCATTCCGCTGGCGGGGAGTTATAAAGGAGAATTGGAAGAACGACTGCTGAAGTGA
- a CDS encoding DUF433 domain-containing protein: protein MKLKDIITIDPETLGGTPVFTGTRVPVWSLFVHLEKGVSLEEFLDDFPTVKHEYAVALLEIVQQTFSSEKTIRQLYESAA from the coding sequence ATGAAACTTAAGGATATTATTACCATTGACCCTGAAACATTGGGTGGCACGCCTGTTTTTACAGGAACGCGTGTGCCGGTGTGGTCATTGTTTGTACATTTAGAAAAAGGAGTATCATTGGAAGAATTTTTGGATGATTTTCCGACCGTGAAGCATGAATATGCGGTTGCTTTATTGGAAATAGTACAGCAGACATTTTCTTCCGAAAAGACAATCCGTCAGTTATATGAAAGTGCTGCCTGA
- a CDS encoding cryptochrome/photolyase family protein: protein MHTPLTLFWFRRDLRLHDNAGLYHALKSGNPVLPVFIFDTEILDKLEDKKDRRVEFIHEAIRELHTQLTQLGSTLIVRYGKPADIWQQLSEEYDIAEVHTNHDYEPYALVRDKAIGAFLNAGGTAFYTHKDQCIFEKSEILSGAGTPYTVFTPYSRKWKEKVNEFYLRSYPTETYFEAFFKTKPLEIPSLQRMGFEATGQPFPSKTVRNELIEHYKERRDIPSIPGTSRLSVHLRFGTISIRELARKAQTLNETFLNELIWRDFYMQILWHFPHVGQGKAFRPEYDKIEWRHDEKQFQQWCEGRTGYPIVDAGMRELNATGFMHNRVRMVVASFLTKHLLIDWRWGEAYFAQKLLDYDLSANNGGWQWASGSGTDAAPYFRIFNPASQTQKFDPQHIYIKKWVPEINSFEYPQPIVDHAFARERCLKVYQKALKGL, encoded by the coding sequence ATGCACACCCCTCTTACGCTTTTTTGGTTTCGTCGCGATTTGCGCTTACACGATAACGCCGGGCTTTACCATGCCCTCAAATCGGGAAACCCGGTGTTGCCTGTATTTATTTTTGATACCGAGATTCTGGATAAATTAGAAGACAAAAAAGACCGGCGGGTGGAATTTATTCATGAGGCTATCCGTGAGCTTCATACGCAATTAACGCAGCTCGGCAGTACCCTCATCGTCAGATACGGCAAGCCGGCAGATATCTGGCAGCAGCTTTCGGAGGAGTATGATATCGCCGAAGTCCACACCAATCACGATTACGAACCCTACGCACTCGTGCGTGATAAAGCCATCGGTGCTTTTTTGAACGCCGGGGGAACGGCCTTTTACACCCACAAAGACCAGTGTATTTTTGAAAAAAGCGAAATACTGAGCGGTGCGGGAACGCCCTATACCGTTTTTACGCCGTACAGTCGTAAGTGGAAAGAAAAGGTCAATGAGTTTTACCTGCGTTCGTACCCGACAGAAACGTATTTTGAGGCGTTTTTCAAAACCAAACCGTTGGAGATTCCCTCACTCCAACGCATGGGATTTGAAGCAACGGGCCAACCGTTTCCGTCGAAAACAGTACGCAATGAACTCATTGAGCACTACAAAGAACGCCGCGACATACCGTCGATTCCGGGCACTTCGCGGTTGAGCGTTCACCTGCGATTCGGTACGATCTCCATCCGGGAGTTGGCCCGTAAAGCCCAAACGCTGAACGAAACCTTTCTGAATGAGCTCATTTGGCGGGATTTTTACATGCAGATTCTCTGGCATTTTCCGCACGTGGGGCAGGGAAAAGCCTTCCGGCCCGAGTATGACAAAATTGAATGGCGACACGATGAGAAACAGTTTCAACAATGGTGTGAAGGGCGCACGGGTTACCCGATTGTGGATGCCGGCATGCGCGAACTCAACGCCACGGGGTTTATGCACAACCGCGTCCGGATGGTGGTGGCGAGCTTTCTGACCAAACACCTGCTCATTGACTGGCGTTGGGGCGAGGCCTATTTTGCCCAAAAGCTATTGGATTATGACCTGTCGGCCAACAACGGCGGTTGGCAGTGGGCGTCGGGCTCCGGTACGGATGCCGCCCCTTACTTTCGGATTTTTAATCCTGCTTCACAAACGCAGAAGTTTGACCCTCAGCATATTTACATCAAAAAATGGGTTCCCGAAATCAACAGCTTTGAGTATCCTCAACCCATCGTTGACCATGCGTTTGCGCGGGAGCGGTGCTTGAAAGTGTATCAAAAGGCGTTGAAGGGCCTATAA
- a CDS encoding CBS domain-containing protein codes for MKRREPISHIMTKNVFTVKVTADLHEVIDLIKKNHIRHLPVMEGAEVVGIISSTDVNRLTFSSLFENQEGADEAVLEMLTIPQVMTQKPRTVEASLSIREVAEIFTTEEYHALPVIENGHLAGIVTTTDVIRYMLEQY; via the coding sequence ATGAAAAGAAGAGAACCAATTTCGCACATCATGACCAAAAATGTGTTTACCGTCAAAGTAACCGCAGATCTGCACGAAGTAATTGACTTAATCAAAAAGAACCATATCCGGCATTTACCCGTCATGGAGGGAGCGGAAGTAGTCGGGATCATCAGCAGTACTGATGTCAACCGTTTGACCTTCAGTTCGTTATTCGAGAATCAGGAAGGAGCCGATGAGGCCGTGTTGGAAATGCTGACCATTCCGCAGGTAATGACCCAGAAACCCCGTACGGTCGAGGCGTCTCTGAGCATTCGGGAGGTAGCCGAAATCTTCACTACGGAAGAGTATCATGCTTTGCCGGTGATTGAAAACGGCCATCTGGCAGGCATTGTGACGACGACCGACGTGATCAGATACATGTTGGAGCAATACTGA
- the gcvP gene encoding aminomethyl-transferring glycine dehydrogenase: MKISLHQQESFERRHHGQSPKELQEMLKTVGVATLDELIDQTVPAAIRLKQPLNLPAPKSEFDFLNDLKKVARQNRIFQSYIGTGYYDTHVPNVVLRNILENPSWYTAYTPYQAEIAQGRLEMLLNFQTAVIDLTGMEIANASLLDEATAAAEAMTMLHSLRPAARKKAETFFVSDRCHPQTIDLIYTRATPLNINVVVGDHTKVDLTDPSIYGVLVQYPATDGEVIDYTDFIAAAHELNIFVAVAADLLSLTLLKSPGEMGADVVVGSAQRFGVPMGYGGPHAAFFATKDAFKRHIPGRIIGVSIDAEGNRALRMALQTREQHIRREKATSNICTAQVLLSVMAAAYAVYHGPEGLKTIASKIHGLTKAFADAVSHMGYEVLTENYFDTVTVQVHNADNLREEAEKRWINLRYTANGHVGVSFDEAKSFSDLIALLDLFATASGEGVEMRVPNEVEIAFPENLARQSDYLTHPVFSSYHTEHDMLRYLKSLESKDLSLVHSMISLGSCTMKLNATAEMIPVTWPEFGKMHPFAPVNQTAGYQLLFKHLNDWLCEITGFAAMSLQPNSGAQGEYAGLMVIRAYHEARGDSHRNVALIPSSAHGTNPASAVMAGMKVVVTKCDERGNIDVVDLQAKAEQYSNELACLMVTYPSTHGVFEESIIEICQLIHNHGGQVYMDGANMNAQVGLTSPATIGADVCHLNLHKTFCIPHGGGGPGMGPIGVAAHLVPYLPGHVNLTASADSLPTGEGKGGVHGAVSAAPYGSASILTISHAYIAMMGSEGVTNATKMAILNANYIKQRLAGDGQFEILYTGANGRCAHEMIVDCRPFKAVGVEAEDLAKRLMDYGFHAPTLSFPVAGTLMIEPTESESKAELDRFCDALLSIRAEIREVEEGIADKANNVLKNAPHTSRVVLAENWERPYSREKAAFPLPHLRFNKFWPSVSRIDSAYGDRNLICACVPVEEYAPAEA; this comes from the coding sequence ATGAAAATCAGTCTTCACCAACAGGAATCCTTCGAGCGCCGTCACCACGGCCAAAGTCCCAAAGAGTTACAGGAAATGCTGAAAACGGTCGGCGTCGCTACGCTCGACGAGTTGATAGACCAAACGGTTCCGGCCGCTATCCGTCTGAAGCAACCTTTAAACTTACCCGCTCCAAAGTCAGAATTTGACTTTTTGAACGATTTGAAGAAAGTAGCGCGTCAAAACCGCATTTTTCAATCCTACATCGGAACGGGCTATTACGACACCCATGTACCCAACGTGGTCTTGCGGAATATTCTGGAAAATCCCTCATGGTACACGGCTTATACACCGTATCAGGCCGAGATCGCGCAGGGGCGTCTGGAGATGTTGCTCAATTTCCAAACGGCGGTCATTGACCTGACAGGCATGGAAATCGCCAACGCCTCTTTGCTGGACGAGGCTACCGCCGCCGCCGAAGCCATGACGATGCTTCACAGCCTTCGTCCGGCAGCCCGGAAGAAAGCGGAAACGTTTTTTGTCTCCGACCGTTGCCATCCGCAAACGATTGATCTGATCTACACCCGCGCTACACCGTTGAATATCAACGTAGTCGTGGGCGACCATACCAAAGTGGATTTGACCGATCCGTCCATTTACGGCGTTTTGGTACAATACCCCGCGACCGACGGTGAAGTCATTGACTACACCGATTTCATCGCCGCCGCGCACGAACTGAACATTTTTGTGGCCGTTGCCGCTGATTTATTAAGCCTTACCCTGCTCAAATCACCCGGAGAAATGGGGGCTGATGTCGTAGTAGGTTCAGCACAGCGTTTTGGCGTTCCGATGGGGTACGGGGGGCCGCACGCGGCGTTCTTTGCTACCAAAGATGCTTTCAAACGTCACATTCCGGGTCGTATCATTGGAGTCTCTATTGATGCGGAAGGAAACCGGGCGCTGCGGATGGCCTTGCAAACGCGCGAGCAGCACATTCGCCGCGAAAAAGCAACTTCCAATATCTGTACCGCGCAGGTATTGCTTTCCGTCATGGCAGCCGCTTATGCCGTGTATCACGGGCCCGAAGGACTGAAAACGATCGCTTCCAAAATACACGGATTGACCAAAGCCTTTGCCGATGCGGTGTCGCACATGGGTTATGAAGTGTTGACCGAAAACTATTTCGATACCGTTACGGTGCAGGTTCATAATGCCGACAATCTGCGCGAAGAAGCGGAAAAGCGTTGGATTAACTTACGCTACACCGCCAACGGTCACGTAGGGGTTTCGTTTGACGAAGCAAAATCGTTCAGCGATTTGATCGCTTTATTAGACTTATTCGCCACAGCTTCCGGCGAAGGCGTTGAAATGCGCGTACCGAACGAAGTGGAAATAGCCTTCCCGGAAAACTTAGCCCGTCAGTCTGATTATCTGACGCACCCGGTTTTCAGTTCCTATCATACCGAGCATGACATGCTTCGCTATTTGAAGTCGCTGGAAAGCAAGGATTTATCCTTAGTGCATTCTATGATTTCTCTGGGGAGCTGCACCATGAAACTCAATGCCACCGCCGAGATGATTCCGGTGACTTGGCCTGAGTTCGGTAAAATGCACCCGTTTGCGCCGGTAAATCAAACGGCAGGCTATCAATTGTTGTTTAAACATTTGAATGATTGGCTGTGCGAGATCACGGGCTTTGCGGCCATGTCGCTTCAACCCAACTCAGGGGCGCAGGGCGAATACGCCGGGTTAATGGTGATCCGGGCCTATCACGAAGCACGCGGCGACAGCCACCGTAACGTGGCTCTGATTCCGTCGTCGGCACACGGCACCAACCCTGCATCGGCCGTGATGGCGGGTATGAAAGTGGTGGTGACCAAATGCGATGAGCGCGGAAACATTGACGTAGTTGACCTTCAGGCCAAAGCTGAGCAGTACAGCAACGAGTTGGCGTGTTTGATGGTCACTTATCCGTCAACCCACGGGGTATTTGAAGAAAGTATCATCGAAATTTGTCAACTTATCCACAATCATGGTGGACAAGTATACATGGATGGCGCAAACATGAACGCGCAGGTAGGCTTGACCAGTCCGGCCACGATCGGTGCGGATGTCTGTCACCTTAATCTTCACAAAACATTCTGTATTCCTCACGGCGGCGGCGGTCCCGGTATGGGTCCCATCGGTGTGGCAGCGCATTTAGTGCCGTACCTGCCGGGACACGTGAATCTTACCGCTTCGGCGGATTCCCTCCCTACAGGGGAGGGCAAGGGAGGGGTACATGGTGCCGTTTCAGCCGCTCCTTATGGCTCGGCCAGTATCCTGACCATCTCGCACGCCTACATTGCCATGATGGGCAGTGAAGGAGTCACCAATGCCACGAAAATGGCGATATTGAATGCCAATTACATCAAACAGCGTTTGGCCGGTGACGGTCAGTTTGAAATCCTGTACACGGGTGCCAACGGCCGTTGCGCGCACGAAATGATCGTAGATTGTCGTCCGTTCAAAGCCGTAGGTGTAGAAGCGGAGGATTTGGCAAAACGCCTGATGGATTATGGATTCCACGCGCCGACGCTATCATTCCCGGTTGCGGGGACGCTGATGATCGAACCGACCGAATCAGAATCAAAAGCGGAACTGGATCGTTTTTGTGATGCGTTATTGAGCATTCGGGCCGAAATCCGTGAAGTGGAAGAAGGCATTGCCGATAAAGCCAATAACGTCCTGAAAAATGCACCGCACACCTCGCGCGTAGTGTTGGCCGAAAATTGGGAGCGCCCGTACAGTCGCGAGAAAGCCGCCTTCCCGTTGCCGCATTTGCGTTTCAATAAGTTTTGGCCGAGCGTCAGCCGTATTGATTCGGCCTACGGCGACCGTAATCTTATCTGTGCCTGTGTGCCGGTAGAAGAATATGCGCCGGCAGAAGCCTAA
- a CDS encoding GH39 family glycosyl hydrolase, which yields MKNISFARIVILWFCSMAGWAQKATLTVDFSKEIGSMQPAWAWFGYDEPNYTYMKDGKKLLSEIAALSPVPVYVRAHNLLTTGDGTPALKWGSTNAYTEDAQGNPIYDWTIVDKIFDTYIERGMKPLAQIGFMPEALSSKPEPYRHHFVPGQSYTTIFTGWTYPPKDYKKWAELVYQWVKHSVARYGQKEVESWYWELWNEPDSPYWGGTVQEYCKLYDYSADAVRRALPTAKIGGPHVTGPAGRRGGNFLKTFLKHCTQDTNYVTGKIGAPLDFVAFHAKGAPKLVNGHVQMNMGTQLRDISTGFEIVASFPQLKNTPIIIGESDPEGCAACGMKTDPQNAYRNGTMYSSYTAASFARKYALADLHQVNFKGAVSWSFEFEDQPWFYGFRDLATNGVDKPVLNVFRMFGMMSGKRVDVKGNFMYPALTVRDSSVRRSTPDIGGLATKDEGTAAVMLWNYHDDDVAGTAATVDLTLKNIPAQKVNITQYRIDNEHSNSYEVWKKMGSPTNPTAEQITELEKAGQLARYGESKRQTVKDGQLIFSTTLPRQGVGLVTLEW from the coding sequence ATGAAAAACATATCTTTTGCCCGTATTGTGATTTTGTGGTTTTGCAGCATGGCCGGCTGGGCACAAAAAGCAACCCTGACGGTTGATTTCAGCAAAGAGATCGGCTCCATGCAGCCTGCCTGGGCGTGGTTTGGTTACGATGAACCAAATTATACTTACATGAAAGACGGCAAAAAACTGTTGTCTGAAATTGCGGCCCTCAGCCCCGTGCCCGTCTATGTACGCGCGCACAATCTGCTCACAACCGGCGACGGCACTCCCGCGCTGAAATGGGGTTCGACCAATGCCTATACCGAAGATGCGCAGGGCAATCCGATATACGATTGGACCATCGTGGATAAAATATTTGATACCTACATCGAACGCGGCATGAAACCGCTCGCCCAGATCGGTTTCATGCCCGAAGCCCTTTCGTCAAAACCTGAACCTTATCGGCATCATTTTGTCCCCGGACAATCGTATACCACCATATTTACCGGCTGGACGTATCCGCCCAAAGACTATAAAAAATGGGCCGAGTTGGTGTATCAATGGGTCAAACATTCGGTAGCGCGTTATGGGCAAAAAGAAGTGGAAAGCTGGTATTGGGAGCTCTGGAACGAACCCGACAGCCCTTACTGGGGCGGCACCGTACAGGAATACTGCAAACTGTACGATTACTCCGCCGACGCCGTGCGGCGCGCATTGCCTACGGCCAAAATCGGCGGCCCGCACGTGACCGGCCCGGCAGGACGCAGAGGGGGTAATTTTCTGAAAACCTTTTTGAAACACTGCACCCAAGACACCAATTACGTGACGGGAAAAATCGGTGCACCGCTGGATTTTGTGGCGTTTCACGCCAAAGGAGCGCCCAAACTTGTGAACGGCCATGTACAGATGAACATGGGCACACAGTTGAGGGATATTTCGACGGGTTTTGAGATTGTGGCTTCGTTTCCTCAACTCAAAAACACGCCCATTATCATCGGGGAGTCCGACCCCGAAGGCTGCGCGGCCTGCGGCATGAAAACCGACCCGCAAAATGCCTACCGCAACGGCACCATGTACTCAAGCTACACGGCAGCTTCGTTTGCCCGCAAATACGCCCTCGCGGATCTGCACCAAGTCAATTTCAAAGGAGCGGTATCGTGGTCGTTTGAGTTTGAAGACCAGCCTTGGTTCTATGGGTTTCGGGATCTGGCCACCAACGGCGTGGACAAACCCGTGCTGAACGTATTCCGAATGTTTGGGATGATGAGCGGAAAACGGGTGGACGTCAAAGGGAACTTCATGTACCCTGCGCTCACGGTGCGGGATTCCAGCGTTCGTCGCTCCACACCCGACATCGGCGGATTGGCCACCAAAGACGAAGGCACGGCCGCCGTGATGCTGTGGAATTACCACGACGATGATGTTGCGGGTACGGCGGCCACGGTTGACCTAACCCTCAAAAACATTCCGGCCCAAAAAGTCAACATCACGCAGTACCGCATCGACAACGAACACAGCAACAGCTACGAAGTGTGGAAGAAAATGGGCTCTCCGACCAACCCTACGGCGGAGCAAATCACCGAACTCGAAAAAGCGGGGCAACTGGCTCGCTACGGCGAGTCCAAGCGCCAAACCGTGAAAGACGGACAATTGATCTTCTCGACCACGCTGCCCCGGCAGGGCGTGGGATTGGTGACGTTGGAGTGGTGA
- a CDS encoding 4-hydroxyphenylacetate 3-hydroxylase family protein, translating to MKPSTIKIQTSQDYYESLKGRRLKVYLFGELVEEPSEHPMIRPSVNAVAETYDLALREPELASVISPFTGERINRFLHISTSANDLVLQNKMQRKLGQNTGTCFQRCVGMDAFNALFSTTFEMDKKYQTPYHERFVAFLTEMHRRNFVIGGAMTDVKGDRSKAPHEQADPDLFVHITRRTSEGVYITGAKAHQTGCLNSHWLLVMPTMRLGEKDKDYAIVGAVPVEAPGITYIYGRQSCDTRSMEGGSMDAGNANFGGQEAMVIFEEVFIPNPLIFMDGEYEFASMLVERFTCYHRRSYVCKSGVGDVLIGAAANIAEMNGADKASHIKDKLVEMTHLNETIYGTGIAASYQGYATESGAYLPDDMLANVCKHHVTRFPYEISRLAQDLAGGLMVTLPSEQDYNNPETHELLKKYLKGKPNIPTEDRFRMFRLIENMTLGRNAVGYLTESMHGAGSPQAQRIQIARFMQLEYKKRLAKVLAGIEVIDTEAMVEEAGSYFGRVFEI from the coding sequence ATGAAGCCTTCAACTATTAAAATCCAAACCTCCCAAGACTACTACGAAAGTCTCAAAGGCCGCCGACTGAAAGTGTATTTGTTTGGAGAATTGGTGGAAGAACCTTCCGAGCATCCCATGATTCGTCCGTCGGTGAATGCCGTGGCGGAAACCTATGATTTGGCCCTTCGGGAACCTGAATTGGCGTCGGTGATTTCGCCTTTTACGGGCGAGCGCATCAATCGCTTTCTGCACATTTCGACGAGTGCCAATGATTTGGTGCTGCAAAACAAAATGCAACGCAAACTCGGGCAAAATACGGGCACTTGCTTTCAGCGTTGCGTAGGAATGGATGCGTTCAATGCGCTGTTTTCAACAACGTTTGAAATGGACAAAAAATACCAAACGCCTTACCACGAGCGCTTTGTGGCTTTTTTGACCGAAATGCACCGTCGTAATTTTGTCATCGGAGGTGCCATGACCGACGTGAAAGGCGATCGCAGCAAAGCTCCGCACGAGCAGGCCGACCCGGATCTGTTTGTCCACATCACCCGCCGCACTTCCGAAGGCGTGTACATCACGGGAGCCAAAGCGCACCAAACGGGCTGTCTCAATTCGCATTGGCTACTGGTGATGCCCACCATGCGATTGGGCGAAAAAGACAAAGACTATGCCATCGTAGGCGCGGTACCCGTGGAGGCACCGGGCATCACGTACATCTACGGCCGACAATCGTGCGATACACGCAGCATGGAAGGTGGCAGTATGGACGCGGGAAATGCCAACTTCGGCGGACAGGAAGCGATGGTGATCTTTGAGGAGGTATTCATTCCTAATCCCCTGATTTTCATGGACGGTGAATACGAATTTGCGTCGATGTTGGTGGAGCGTTTTACGTGTTATCACCGTCGGAGTTACGTCTGCAAAAGCGGCGTGGGCGATGTGCTGATCGGGGCGGCGGCCAACATTGCCGAAATGAACGGAGCCGACAAAGCGAGCCACATCAAAGACAAATTGGTAGAAATGACCCATCTCAACGAAACCATTTACGGCACGGGCATCGCGGCTTCGTACCAAGGCTACGCCACCGAGTCAGGGGCGTATTTACCCGATGACATGCTTGCCAATGTCTGCAAACACCACGTGACGCGCTTCCCCTACGAGATCAGCCGTTTGGCGCAGGATTTGGCGGGCGGATTGATGGTCACGCTGCCTTCCGAGCAGGATTACAACAACCCCGAAACCCACGAATTGCTCAAAAAATACCTCAAAGGAAAACCCAACATACCGACGGAAGACCGTTTTCGCATGTTTCGCCTCATCGAAAACATGACCTTGGGCCGCAATGCCGTGGGCTACCTCACCGAGTCCATGCACGGAGCCGGTTCGCCCCAGGCCCAACGGATTCAAATAGCGCGTTTCATGCAGTTGGAATACAAAAAACGTCTCGCCAAAGTATTGGCAGGGATTGAAGTGATTGATACCGAGGCTATGGTGGAAGAGGCGGGGAGTTATTTTGGGCGGGTATTTGAGATTTGA
- a CDS encoding enoyl-CoA hydratase/isomerase family protein, producing MYQDLLFSQADGIARITFNRPSVLNALSPNLIAELTEATQKVALDDSVKVLIVAGTGRAWSAGVDLKALNESIQGGHFSNFEVMEMGVAFILALQSMPQVTIAQVNGHCYTGATELMLAFDLVYAADEAQIGDTHTKWGIAPKWGMTQRLQQKVGLMKAMEMSFTAQPVSGKEAERIGLVNKSVPLAELETTVNQVAEKIKSNSAQTIAAMKKMYYFGAHHGLHRGLEYEWQADFKITDREDFLRNFEKNK from the coding sequence ATGTACCAAGACCTTCTTTTTTCGCAGGCGGACGGTATTGCCCGCATTACGTTCAATCGCCCGTCGGTGCTTAATGCCCTCAGTCCCAACCTCATCGCCGAACTCACGGAAGCTACTCAAAAAGTAGCCTTAGACGATTCTGTCAAAGTGCTCATCGTCGCGGGTACGGGACGGGCATGGTCGGCAGGAGTGGATTTGAAAGCCCTCAACGAGAGCATTCAGGGCGGGCATTTTTCCAATTTTGAGGTGATGGAAATGGGCGTTGCCTTCATTTTGGCCCTTCAATCCATGCCTCAGGTGACCATCGCGCAGGTCAACGGGCATTGCTACACGGGTGCCACCGAATTGATGTTGGCCTTTGACTTGGTCTATGCCGCCGACGAAGCCCAAATCGGTGATACGCACACCAAATGGGGTATTGCACCCAAATGGGGCATGACCCAACGACTGCAGCAAAAAGTAGGCTTAATGAAAGCTATGGAAATGTCGTTTACGGCGCAGCCCGTATCCGGTAAAGAGGCCGAACGCATTGGTTTGGTGAATAAATCAGTACCATTGGCGGAGTTGGAAACCACAGTAAATCAGGTAGCTGAAAAAATTAAAAGCAACTCAGCCCAAACCATTGCCGCTATGAAAAAGATGTACTATTTCGGGGCCCATCACGGCCTGCATCGCGGCTTGGAATACGAATGGCAGGCCGATTTTAAAATCACGGACCGAGAAGATTTCCTGCGGAATTTTGAGAAGAATAAATAA